A segment of the Holophagales bacterium genome:
TGCTCTTCGTCGAACTCCTGTCGTTCCGACGATGAAGGTCCCGCCCCCATACAGCTCGCTCCGGGCTGATAGCAGGGATTGCTGGCCATCTCGATCAGCTTCTGCTGGCGTCGATCGAAAGCTTCCTGCTCCTTCTTCGACATCAGCCCCCACGGGTCTTCGGGGCTATCCGACACGAGTCCGCAGCTAATCGAGCCGCAAGCCTGACGCCGCCAGAGGCTTAGCGTCGGCGATGCCCCGACGCGGAAGGGCGGGAGAAGCTCGAAACCCCTGACGCGAGTTTCCGGATAACTCGGCGGCGGGCCTCGCAGAAGGTTGAGGTCGACGAGCGTCAGAGGGCCGAGGTCGAAGTGTTCTTCGTGCTCGAGCTCGCGCTCGACGAGCTCGATGTCGCCGAGGTCGAAGCGCGCAGGCTCATCGGCTTCGATGTCAGAGGCGGCAGCCGGTGCGAGCGAAGCGAGCAGGCCGGCCGCGTCTGTCGTTGTCGCTGTGAGGGAGGCGTGTGGGTTCGACTCCCACACGCCGGTACGCGAGGCCTCGGCGCGGAAAGCCTGAAGAGCAGCTAAGGGAAGGGAGCAGCACGAGCGCCGCGAGGCGCCCTCGCCCGATCGCCTCCGCTCGCGGTCCGGCCATCGGAGAGGAGTCTAGCGGTGCCTGGCGGAGGAGAAGCCGAGGACCTCGAGCAGCTCCGCGGTCGTGAAGACGAGGACGCCGGCGTCGTCGAAGTCGTCGTCGTTCGACCAGACCGGCAGCCCCCGCTTCAGGGCGAGGGCCAGGACCGTGGTGTCGTTGGGATCACGCTTGCCGATGAGGCTCGCGGCATCCTTCAGCCGTGTCCGGTAGCCGCTCTCGGGCACGATCTCGATCGGCAGCGCGTCGAAGACCCGGATGATCGGCGCACGGTCCAGGCCAGCCTTGGCGGCGAGGACAGGAAGGTATTCCCGGACCTCGCCGGCCGCGACGTCGGTCGTGATGACGTGAAAGACCCGGGCCTTCTCGAAGACCTTGCGCGCGGCGTGCCCGAGAGAGGCCGAGAGCAGGACGTTAGCGTCCGCGACGACGCTTCTTAAAGTCTTCGAAACCACGCTGAGCCTCGTCCTCCGTGATTCCCTTGGCCTGCAGCTGCTCGGCGAGCTGGGCCGAGAGCGTCAGGTAGAGCTGCCGCCTCATCTCCAGAGGGACGTTCTTGGGGTCCTTCAGGGGGACGATCAGGGCGGTGGGGTGGCTGTGGCTGGTGACGAGGACGTTCTCGGCACCATTGAGGATTTCGCTGGTCTGGTTCCGGAGCTCGCGGACGGTGACGGTCTTCATGGCCTTGTCTCCGCTTCCATCCTGCTCCTGTCGGTGGATATGTGTCAACAGGTGTGTACACATACGTGCCTCACGGAGGCAGGCTCACTCTGCGCTGCCTCCGCGCTTCCCAGCCCCACCCGGCCCCAGCCGCGCCGCCGGGTGAGTAGCCGTGTGAATCTCCTTGAGCTTCGTGATCGCCACGTGCGTATAGATCTCCGTCGTCGTCAGCTTCACGTGGCCGAGGATGGCCTGGATCATCCTCACGTCCGCCCCGTTCTCGAGCATCAGCGTCGCCATGGCGTGCCGGAAAAGGTGACATGAGCCGGTCTTCGCCACGCCCGATGCCTTCACGTAACGGCTCACGTACAGACTGAGGGTCTTCGGCGCGATGGGCTCACCCTCGCCAGCGAGGAAGATGAAGCCGCGGTCCGGCTCGATGACGAAGTCCGGCCGGGCCTCGCGGATGTACTTCGCGATCCACGCCCCGGCCCTCTCCCCCACCGGGACGACCCGGTCCCTGCGGCCCTTCCCCTGGCGGACCGTGATCGTGCCGCGTTCGGTGTCGACGTCGTGGACCTTCAGGCCCGACAGCTCGGTGCGCCGGATCCCCGTCGAGTAGAAGGTCTCGAGAATCGCCCGGTCCCTCAGGCCCTGGGGCTTCCGGATGTCGGGCTGCGCCAGGATCGCCTCGGCCTCGGTGGCCGTCAGGACGTGCTTGGGGAGCCTCTTCTCCACCTTCGGCAGCTCGAGCTCCGAGGCGGGGTTCGAGAGGAGGTGATTCTCGCGCGCGAGCCACTTGAAGTACTGCTTGATGAAGCTGAGGCGGTGGTGCTGCGTCGAGAGGGTCAGCGGGCTGCCGTCGGGCTTCTCCGTGTAGAAGAGCGTCCGCTGGTAGCGCTCGAGCATCGGCTTGGTGACGTCGCGGGGCTTCATCACGTCGCGCTCCTGGCACCAGACGGCGAAGTCCGAGACGGACCACTCGGCCGACAGGACCGTCCTGGGCGAGTAGCCCCTCACCTTCATGTGCTCGAGATGGGCCTTCAGGAGGACGACGAAGCCGCGAGGGTCGGTCGTGTCGCGGAAGGCGAAGACCCGCTTCCTTCGGGCCGCCGCGCGCCTTCGGGCCGGGCTCGTCACGGCCCGGCTCCTACAGCCGACCCGCTGCGCGGCGCAGGACGAGTTTCGGCTCGGGTAGCGGGTACGACGGGATTCCGAGCGTGGCTCCGAGGAGCGGAGTTTCGGCCCCTTCGTGCGAGAAACCGTTCAAGTGCTTATGGGGAGCGGAGTCCGACTCGTCTTCCTCACCCCGACCGGCCCCCGACCACCCCCCGACCAAGGGCCGACCGGGGGCCGACCGCTCGGCCGAAAACCCCGACCGCTCTCCGTCGTACTCGTCCAGGCCCGTGACGTCGAGGAGGCCGGGGAGGAAGCGCGAGCCGTCCTTCCCCTCTCCCCGGTAGAGCAGTTCGTAGACGAAGCTCTGGCCCCGGCCTCCGCGGTGCAGGAGCAGGTACTCGAGCTCGACGAGCCGCGCCATGTGGACCTTCAGCTGGGTGTCACCCCAGCCGGTCGCCGCCCTCACGTCTCGCCGGCTGAAGCGCAGGTCCTCCCGCGCGACGCCGTGCTTCTCGCAGAGGGACGTGACCAGGTCGTCGAGGTGGACGAGAAGCCGCCGCGTCTGCGGCGGCAGCTCGTCGAGGCTCCGGCCGAGGACCTCGGAGGCGAGACGGTTGGCGAGGCCGACGTCGGCGAGCGTCGCTTCGACGTACTCGACGATCTCTCCGTCGACCGTCAGCGTCTTCACCTCCCGCTGGTACTGGAAGAGAAGGGCGATGGCTTCGATGAGCTTGAGGTACTTGACGTGGTCGCGCCGCATCCGCGTCTTCTCGTCGAGGAAGGTGAGGCGCGAGGCGTAAGGGTTGTGGACGAGGAGCGGGCGCAGGAGCCGCTGGGCGTTGCGGTGGACCTTCAGCGCCTTCGGCTTACGGCGCAATGCCAGGATGCCGTCGAGCGTCGAGGCCCTCCGCTGCAGCTCGTGGATGCGCCTCGTCTGCTCCCGGCTCTCGTCGACCGTCAGGACGAGGCAGCGGTTGAGGAGCTCCTCGTCGATCTCGATGGCCGTCGTCGTCAGGAAGATCATCACCGGCCCTTCGACCCGGTACTCCTGCGTGACGAGGCGCCCCGTCTGCGGGTCCTTGCCGGTGGAGGCGATCGACAGCTCGCCCTCGGACTGGAGGAGCTTCAAGGCGTAGCCCGCCTTCTCGGCCCCTTCCTCCTCGGCGATGGCCAGGATCTTGTGACGGAGGCTCTTGCCCTCTCCGAAGTAGAAGAGCGACTGGCCCGTAAGGGCCGAGTACTTCTCGCGCTCCTCTTCCGGGACGAAGCCGAGGACGGCTTCCATGAGGGCCGACTTCCCCGCCGCCGAGCTGGACTGGACGATGACGGCGAGCGGCTTGTCGAGCTTTCTCGAGACGGCCGCGAGGTACGCCGTGAGCTTGTTGGTGTCCTCGCCGACGAGGCCGCCGGTCTCGAAGTCTTCGAGGATGCGGCCGAGGAGGTTCGGGTCGCGGAGAAAGGCGAGGGCCTCGGCCGTCTCCTCCTCGGATAGAAGGACGGCCTTCTCCTTCGGCTCGAGCGTCTTGCGGATGCTCTCCTGCTGGAAGTCCTCGGCCTTCCGCAGGAGCTGGCCGAGGTCGCGCTTGATCGTCTCTTCGATCAGGCCCAGCTCGTGCGAGGCCTGCTTCTCGAAGGCGGCGCGCTGGCGGGCGAGTAGAGGTCAAGGGTGTCGACGAAGAAGCCGGAGAGCGGTGACGGGGGCGCGAAGAGGGCCTCGGCCTCGGGGCCTTCGCGGGTGACGAGGACGTTGAGCTTCAGGACGCCCCAGGCGAGGTTCTTCTTCAGGCCGCGGAGGCGGTAGCGGCGATCGCCGAGAGGGACGACGACTTCGTCGAGGTTCGGGGTCGTCTGCGAGGCATCGCCCTGGAGCTTCTTTTCTTTAGCTGCTAAAGGGGCCGGCTGCTCGGACGTGCATACGGCGGGGACGGGCGAGGCGGGCGAGAGGGCGACGCGGAGACGGGAGCCGGCCGGAGGCGGCGAGCCGCCGCGGCGGCGGCGCAGCCGGCGCTTGCCGCGCTCGCGGCTTTGCCCGTTCCCCATCCACACGGCCGTTCTCAGGAGCAGCCCGAGGGCCTTCCCCGCCGGCTGGACCTTGAGGGCGTACTCGTTAGCGTCCATTCCCTTCGGAAACTGGACGCGCGAGCAGCCGATGCCTTCCGCGGTGAGCTTCTTCGCGAGGCTCTCCGCGGCCTTGTCGCCGGCCTCATCGCGGTCGTAAGCGATGAGGACGTGCTCGGTGCCGTACGCCTTGAAGGCCGCGAGGTGGTCGTGTGTGAAGCCCTCGACACCGTAGGCGGCCGTGACGTTACGGAAGCCGGCGCACCAGAAGGTGAGGGCGTCGAGGAGGGCCTCGCAGAGGATGACCTCCTTCGAGGAGACGAGTGCTCCGACGTTGAAGACGCCGCGGTGAGGCCCCGGGAGGTAGAGGTGTAGCGGCGTGCCGGCGCGCAGCTGGTGCGCCGGGGTGATCTTCCGGCCGTAGGCGCCGAGGACCTCGCCCCCTTCGCCGAGGATCGGGACGACGAGCGAGCCGTTGAGGTGCTCGTGGCCGCTGTCGCGGAGGACGCCCAGCTTCTGGAGCCGGGTCCGGATCTCCTGGCCGGCCCTCCTGTTCATAGCGGGGAGGCGGTAGCCGAGGGTCCGGTTGGCGTAGCCAAGCTGGAAACGGTCGACGAGCTCGGGATGCACGAGGCCCCGGTTCTCGAGATAGGCGAGGGCGTCAGGGCTCTCCTTGAGCGTCTGGTGGTAGTAGCCGATGACCTGGCCGAGAAGCTCGCGGTCGTCGGCATCGAGGTCGACGGGAGGCGCCAGCTTCGGGACGGTGGAGCGCTGCGGGGTGTCGAGCGACGCCATCGTCGGGAAGTGGTCGGCCCTCAGGATCTCGACGGCGTGCCGGAAGCTCACCCCTTCGGCCTTCATCACCCAGTCGATCGGCGAGCCGCCAGTCTGGCAGGCCCCGAGGCAGTGCCAGAGGTTCTTGGCCGGCGTGACGACGAGGGAGGGCTCGCGGTCGTCGTGGAAGGGGCAGCGACCGATGAGGTCGGCGCCGTGCCTCTTCAGTTCGACACCCCGGGCTTCCGCGAGACGCTCGAGCGGGACCTCTTCACGGATGCGCCGGAGCAGCTCGTCGGGGATTCGCGCCATCGGTCACCTCCGCCGCGTCGAAACGCCGTTTTCGCGAGGGGCTGTCAAGAGGGAAAAGCAGGCTCGCGAAGCATACTTTACGCGTATACGCACGGTAAGCGTATAGTATGCCTCTGTCAATGGACATCCACAGGCTCATCCGAGACCCGACCCTAGACTCGCTGCTGATGGCCGCGTTCTCTCAGACTCTCAAGCGGCTCCGGCAGGAGAGGCGCCTCTCGCAGCAGGAGCTGGCCGACCTGAT
Coding sequences within it:
- a CDS encoding PIN domain-containing protein, giving the protein MVSKTLRSVVADANVLLSASLGHAARKVFEKARVFHVITTDVAAGEVREYLPVLAAKAGLDRAPIIRVFDALPIEIVPESGYRTRLKDAASLIGKRDPNDTTVLALALKRGLPVWSNDDDFDDAGVLVFTTAELLEVLGFSSARHR
- a CDS encoding type II toxin-antitoxin system Phd/YefM family antitoxin, which produces MKTVTVRELRNQTSEILNGAENVLVTSHSHPTALIVPLKDPKNVPLEMRRQLYLTLSAQLAEQLQAKGITEDEAQRGFEDFKKRRRGR
- the xerC gene encoding site-specific tyrosine recombinase XerC, with product MTSPARRRAAARRKRVFAFRDTTDPRGFVVLLKAHLEHMKVRGYSPRTVLSAEWSVSDFAVWCQERDVMKPRDVTKPMLERYQRTLFYTEKPDGSPLTLSTQHHRLSFIKQYFKWLARENHLLSNPASELELPKVEKRLPKHVLTATEAEAILAQPDIRKPQGLRDRAILETFYSTGIRRTELSGLKVHDVDTERGTITVRQGKGRRDRVVPVGERAGAWIAKYIREARPDFVIEPDRGFIFLAGEGEPIAPKTLSLYVSRYVKASGVAKTGSCHLFRHAMATLMLENGADVRMIQAILGHVKLTTTEIYTHVAITKLKEIHTATHPAARLGPGGAGKRGGSAE